One Acidobacteriota bacterium genomic window carries:
- a CDS encoding malonic semialdehyde reductase produces MNSALSQTALDQLFTAARTHGKWTDEPIAVETVHQLYELTKWGPTSANASPARFVFVHSDAAKERLRPTLAAGNVDKTMAAPLTVIVAHDMEFYEKLPELAPHIDARSWFVGNDGLIQETAFRNGTLQGAYLILAARALGLDCGAMSGFDAGKVDREFFDGTSIRSNFLLNIGHGDPDGPHPRAPRLEFGTACQIL; encoded by the coding sequence ATGAATTCCGCCCTCTCCCAGACCGCGCTGGACCAGCTGTTCACCGCCGCACGAACCCATGGAAAGTGGACCGATGAGCCGATCGCCGTGGAGACGGTCCATCAGCTCTACGAATTGACGAAGTGGGGACCCACCAGCGCCAACGCGTCACCGGCCCGATTTGTCTTCGTACACTCCGACGCGGCGAAGGAACGGCTGCGACCGACCCTGGCGGCAGGCAACGTCGACAAGACCATGGCCGCACCGCTGACGGTCATCGTCGCCCACGACATGGAGTTCTACGAGAAGCTCCCCGAGCTGGCTCCCCACATCGACGCCCGATCCTGGTTCGTCGGCAACGACGGTTTGATCCAGGAGACGGCGTTTCGCAACGGCACGCTGCAGGGCGCCTACCTGATCCTCGCAGCCCGTGCCCTGGGGCTGGACTGCGGAGCGATGTCCGGGTTCGATGCGGGGAAGGTTGACCGCGAGTTCTTCGACGGCACGTCGATCCGCTCGAATTTCTTGCTGAACATCGGGCACGGAGATCCCGACGGTCCACACCCGCGGGCACCACGGCTCGAATTCGGGACCGCCTGCCAGATCCTCTAG